CGAGATGGACGTGACCTCGGCGCACCGCTCCCCGGCGCGCACGGCGGAGTTCGCCCAGGGCGCGGCGCGGCGCGGGTTGAAGGTGATCATTGCGGGCGCCGGCGGCGCCGCCCACCTGGCGGGCGTCGTGGCCGCCCATACCACGCTGCCGGTGATCGGCGTCCCCATCCCGTCGACCACGCTGCAGGGATTGGATTCGTTGCTGGCGACGGTGCAGATGCCGGCCGGCATCCCGGTCGCGACGGTGGCGATCGGCAAGGCGGGCGCGACCAACGCTGCGGTGCTGGCGGCTCAGATCCTGGCGCTGGGCAGCGCTCCTTTGGCCAAGAAGCTGAACGCGTACAAGCTGAAGCTGGCGCGCAGCGTGGAGGAGAAATCGGCGAAACTGAAAGCCGTTACTTAGGAAGCAAGGGAGCGACCGATGTCAGAGATCGCGGGGCTGGCCTTTGACAAGCTGATCGAATACGAGGAAGAAGAAACACAGAAGTGGGAGAAATGGCTGCGAACGCAGCCACCCAAGGCGCTGGAAGTGCCGGTGGGAACGGGTGACACCGCCACCGTGAAGGGGCTCGTCTGGCACATTTGCGCGGTTGAGTATCGGCACGCGCAGCGCCTGCTGGGGGAGCCGGCCGCGTCGCCCGAAGAACTGCGCAGGGATTCGCTCGACGCCATTTTCCGGCTGGGCGACGAGGCGCGCATGAAACTGACCTCGTTCCTGGCCGGAGCCACGAATTCCGTCCTGAAGGAGACCATCACGTTTGAGACGCGCAGCGCGGGCACGTTCACCTGCACCCGGCAGAAGCTGCTGGTGCACGTGCTGCTGCACGGCGTCCGCCACTGGGCGCAGATCGCCACCGCTCTCCGCCAGGCGGGCTACAAGCAGGACTGGCAGCACGATTTCCTGATGACGGGTGCGATGAAATAGCGGGCTACAGCTTCAGTCCCTTGAGCCAGGCGCGGAGGTCGGCGCCCAAGTCAGCACGCTTGAGAGCCAGTTCGATAGTGGCCTGCAGGAAACCGAGTTTATCGCCGGTGTCGTAGCGCTTGCCTTCGAAGACGTAGCCGTAGACCTTTTCCTTCTCCAACAACAGGCGAATCGCGTCGGTGAGCTGGATCTCTCCCAGGCGGCCGGCCGGAGTCCGTTCCAGGGCGTCGAAGATGGCTGGGGTGAGAACGTAACGGCCGATGACCGCCAGGTTCGAGGGCGCCTCCTTAGGCTGCGGCTTCTCTACCAGGTTGCGCACTTCGTAGAGGCGTCCGGCAAAGCGCCCGTCGGTGGGCTTGGCGTCCAGTACGCCATAGGCGGCAATGGCGGGTCCTTCTACTACGTGCGTAGCAATTATCGAGCAACCGGTTTCCTTGTAGGCGTCCACCATTTGTGCCAGGCAGGGGCGAGGCGCATCGATGACATCATCCGCCAGCAGCACGGCAAAGGGCTCGTTACCAACCATTTCCTTGGCCATGAGCACGGCATGGCCAAGGCCGAGTTGTTCCTTCTGGCGGACGTAGGCCACGTGGATCATGTCGGAAATCTGGCGGACGATGC
This genomic stretch from Terriglobales bacterium harbors:
- the purE gene encoding 5-(carboxyamino)imidazole ribonucleotide mutase; this encodes MKKAQVAIVMGSDSDLEFMSEAAKVLQEFGIAYEMDVTSAHRSPARTAEFAQGAARRGLKVIIAGAGGAAHLAGVVAAHTTLPVIGVPIPSTTLQGLDSLLATVQMPAGIPVATVAIGKAGATNAAVLAAQILALGSAPLAKKLNAYKLKLARSVEEKSAKLKAVT
- a CDS encoding DinB family protein, encoding MSEIAGLAFDKLIEYEEEETQKWEKWLRTQPPKALEVPVGTGDTATVKGLVWHICAVEYRHAQRLLGEPAASPEELRRDSLDAIFRLGDEARMKLTSFLAGATNSVLKETITFETRSAGTFTCTRQKLLVHVLLHGVRHWAQIATALRQAGYKQDWQHDFLMTGAMK
- the galU gene encoding UTP--glucose-1-phosphate uridylyltransferase GalU, with product MPPRIRKAVFPAAGLGTRFLPATKAQPKEMLPLVDKPIIQYGVEEALAAGLDQIIIVTGRGKSAIEDHFDTSYELEHMLEHRGKNDLLGIVRQISDMIHVAYVRQKEQLGLGHAVLMAKEMVGNEPFAVLLADDVIDAPRPCLAQMVDAYKETGCSIIATHVVEGPAIAAYGVLDAKPTDGRFAGRLYEVRNLVEKPQPKEAPSNLAVIGRYVLTPAIFDALERTPAGRLGEIQLTDAIRLLLEKEKVYGYVFEGKRYDTGDKLGFLQATIELALKRADLGADLRAWLKGLKL